One genomic window of Legionella jordanis includes the following:
- the hemC gene encoding hydroxymethylbilane synthase, translating into MELIKIATRQSPLALWQAHFIADQLKQLHPELRVELVPMVTSGDKFLKDKLQAAGGKGLFVKELEEALLDKRADIAVHSMKDVPTTFPDGLGLSVISHRHKPLDALISRTKQALEDLPKGSVIGTTSLRRQSQLLALRPDLNVKPLRGNVNTRLEKLRTGEYDAIILAVAGLERLGQGSLITEIIDEEIMLPACGQGALGIECRNEDETLKDLLAPLNDPLSALCVHAERHVNALLGGNCNVPLAVYCQPQNNDHLLLRARVLSADGKTVIADQRQGSYSQAMQMADDCTHALLAKGAGTLLLNYND; encoded by the coding sequence ATGGAACTCATAAAAATAGCCACAAGACAGAGTCCCTTAGCGCTCTGGCAAGCTCATTTTATTGCAGATCAACTAAAACAACTGCATCCAGAGCTAAGAGTTGAATTAGTCCCTATGGTCACTTCCGGTGATAAATTTCTGAAGGACAAGTTACAAGCAGCCGGCGGCAAGGGATTATTTGTTAAAGAACTTGAAGAAGCACTGCTCGATAAACGAGCTGACATTGCTGTTCATTCAATGAAAGATGTACCAACCACCTTTCCAGATGGTTTAGGCTTGTCCGTCATTAGCCACCGGCACAAACCCCTGGATGCTTTGATCAGCAGAACAAAGCAAGCTCTTGAGGATTTGCCAAAAGGTTCAGTGATAGGAACCACGAGTTTAAGAAGACAATCGCAATTATTAGCCCTGCGTCCAGATCTAAATGTTAAGCCTTTAAGGGGCAATGTGAATACCCGACTAGAAAAACTTCGAACAGGAGAATACGACGCCATTATTCTGGCTGTAGCAGGTCTTGAGCGCTTAGGACAGGGGTCGCTGATTACTGAAATCATCGATGAAGAAATTATGCTGCCTGCCTGCGGCCAAGGAGCACTGGGTATTGAGTGTCGAAACGAAGATGAAACGCTCAAGGACTTACTGGCCCCTCTTAATGATCCCTTGTCTGCGCTTTGCGTGCACGCTGAACGCCATGTCAATGCGCTATTGGGGGGAAATTGCAACGTCCCTCTTGCTGTGTATTGTCAACCTCAAAATAATGATCACTTACTTCTTCGCGCCCGCGTTTTAAGCGCCGACGGTAAAACAGTCATTGCAGATCAACGACAAGGTTCCTATTCACAAGCCATGCAGATGGCTGACGACTGCACGCATGCGCTTTTGGCTAAGGGTGCGGGCACATTGCTTCTGAATTACAATGACTAA
- a CDS encoding uroporphyrinogen-III synthase: MTKTLNNLRILNTRPKAQAKDLKKAIEAEGGVALDCPALAIQELSFQTPDLNSLEIAIFVSSNAVHYFFKSLRSQNIPWPSSIAIVAVGHATANALLHYNLRSSNIPKECNSESLLAIELLQQVKEKKILLVKGEGGRTLIAETLVNRRAELISLDVYKRVMPGYDSQYLQTLWQDKAVDIILFTSEQAMYNIFQMFGPSAHSWLCNTPCIVLSQRLAKAASSLGMQRIIISKPEAILETLHQFNQGLIHGKQQ; the protein is encoded by the coding sequence ATGACTAAGACATTAAACAATTTACGCATTCTTAATACCAGACCCAAAGCACAAGCTAAAGATTTAAAAAAAGCAATTGAGGCGGAAGGTGGTGTTGCCCTTGATTGCCCTGCGTTGGCAATTCAGGAGCTCTCGTTCCAAACACCCGATCTTAATTCCCTGGAAATCGCTATTTTCGTAAGTTCTAACGCAGTCCATTATTTTTTTAAATCCCTCCGCTCGCAGAACATTCCATGGCCTTCGTCCATTGCGATTGTCGCAGTCGGCCATGCCACGGCCAATGCCCTTTTGCATTATAACCTTAGGTCCTCTAATATCCCTAAGGAGTGCAACAGCGAATCCCTATTGGCCATAGAACTGTTGCAACAAGTGAAAGAGAAAAAAATTTTGTTGGTCAAGGGAGAAGGTGGGCGCACGCTCATCGCAGAAACACTCGTTAACCGCAGGGCCGAGTTAATTAGCCTGGATGTGTACAAACGGGTTATGCCCGGATATGACAGCCAATATCTGCAAACTTTATGGCAAGATAAGGCAGTCGATATTATACTGTTTACCAGTGAACAGGCCATGTACAACATTTTTCAAATGTTTGGCCCATCGGCACACAGCTGGTTATGCAATACTCCTTGTATCGTACTTAGCCAACGATTGGCAAAGGCAGCCTCTTCATTAGGTATGCAGAGAATTATAATCAGTAAACCAGAAGCCATTTTGGAAACATTGCATCAATTTAACCAAGGATTAATTCATGGCAAACAGCAATGA
- a CDS encoding uroporphyrinogen-III C-methyltransferase encodes MANSNEAKLKKKTSPAEPDTTFNSNSVPPQRKGKTTPPSYTISPFSVIAIALLLLALGFAFYALKLIHEQKTSTQQELAHVNTELDNLKRQQQGSSDTLNQLQELKQSFSQLENRLKMVQDNAQTALRQASNQKEDWLLLKARYYLELAQINSHWSGDHQVSIAMLQGADTLLSNLNDQPLFTIRQAIAQEVAQLKALPRVDVTGLLSQLDAAEDSLANLPLKQPLNQPMKANQTKNSSSAWREQLRESLNSLEQLIVIRRHDENIQPLLSPIQLSLLQESIRLYLEEAQWAVLQNNNEIYQFALEQAIKNIKRGFDEQAAATQALLQQLQHLKQKQLFVSKAKLDKALPLLNQYIEDKASSFANPQTKEGEPLQ; translated from the coding sequence ATGGCAAACAGCAATGAAGCAAAATTAAAGAAAAAAACTTCGCCAGCCGAGCCAGATACCACTTTTAACAGCAATTCGGTTCCTCCGCAAAGAAAGGGCAAAACAACTCCGCCAAGCTACACAATAAGTCCCTTTTCCGTCATTGCTATAGCCTTGCTACTGCTTGCCTTGGGGTTTGCATTTTATGCCCTGAAACTTATTCATGAGCAAAAAACAAGTACCCAGCAAGAACTAGCTCATGTGAACACCGAACTGGATAATTTAAAGCGTCAGCAACAGGGTAGCAGCGACACTCTTAACCAGTTGCAGGAATTAAAACAAAGCTTTAGCCAACTGGAAAATCGCTTGAAAATGGTGCAGGACAATGCTCAAACAGCTCTCAGGCAAGCGTCCAACCAAAAAGAAGACTGGCTATTGCTAAAGGCACGATACTACTTGGAATTGGCACAAATAAACAGCCACTGGAGTGGTGACCATCAGGTAAGCATTGCCATGTTGCAGGGGGCTGATACTTTATTAAGTAATTTGAATGATCAACCGCTTTTCACCATAAGGCAAGCCATTGCACAAGAAGTTGCTCAATTAAAAGCTTTGCCTAGAGTAGATGTTACTGGTTTATTGAGCCAATTAGATGCTGCCGAGGACAGTTTAGCAAATTTGCCTTTAAAACAACCTTTAAATCAGCCAATGAAGGCTAATCAAACAAAGAACTCTTCATCGGCTTGGCGAGAACAATTGCGAGAAAGCCTAAACTCCCTCGAACAATTGATTGTGATCAGACGGCATGACGAGAACATCCAGCCTTTGCTATCTCCTATCCAACTTTCGCTGCTTCAGGAAAGCATTCGCTTGTATTTGGAAGAAGCACAATGGGCCGTGTTGCAGAATAATAATGAAATCTATCAATTTGCTCTCGAGCAAGCGATAAAAAACATCAAGCGAGGTTTTGACGAGCAAGCAGCAGCTACCCAAGCGTTGCTGCAGCAACTGCAGCATTTAAAACAAAAGCAATTGTTTGTTTCTAAAGCCAAACTGGATAAAGCACTGCCCTTGCTAAACCAATATATAGAAGATAAAGCCTCATCCTTTGCAAATCCTCAGACCAAGGAAGGAGAACCATTACAATGA
- a CDS encoding heme biosynthesis HemY N-terminal domain-containing protein, which translates to MIRILLIVLVLLGSVWLGVQLNHDPGYVLLALNHWTLETTLWFAILILALVFFLLHCLLLILAGISKSPSAFRRWQARRRAQKAQAKTQRGLIEFSEGYWAQAKNNLIKALPDSDSPLLNYLTAARAAQEMGDSKLRDDYLREAQQSMPDAKIAVELTQAQLQLANKQWEQALATLRHLQDLAPHHPYVLKLLMHLYREVKDWPQLIALLPELKKYHVLSAAGFEKLRHEAYKEALLELKRSNNTQAMLKLVDNLPKELTYDPELMVIYCGFLLQQNKDDKAEPILRQALKKEFNNQLIAIYGRLKINDKPLAFAESLVKKQPESSELYLCLGRLSMNDNLWGKAKGYFEKSISLKPSSEAYAELGRLLDKLGDQSGACEAYRQGLWLMLNQQSKL; encoded by the coding sequence ATGATACGAATACTACTCATTGTTCTTGTCCTGCTTGGCTCTGTATGGCTTGGCGTGCAACTCAACCATGATCCAGGCTATGTTCTCCTGGCTTTAAATCACTGGACTTTGGAAACCACTTTATGGTTTGCCATTCTCATCTTAGCTCTCGTTTTTTTTCTATTACACTGCTTATTGCTTATTTTGGCAGGCATTAGCAAAAGTCCATCGGCCTTTCGCAGGTGGCAGGCCAGACGTCGAGCGCAAAAAGCTCAAGCTAAAACACAAAGGGGTTTGATTGAATTCAGTGAGGGCTATTGGGCGCAGGCTAAAAATAATTTGATTAAAGCCTTACCCGATTCCGATTCTCCGCTCTTAAATTACCTCACGGCAGCACGAGCTGCCCAGGAAATGGGAGACAGCAAATTGCGTGATGACTACCTGCGTGAAGCTCAGCAATCCATGCCAGATGCTAAAATAGCGGTCGAATTAACTCAGGCCCAATTGCAACTGGCCAATAAGCAATGGGAGCAGGCTCTGGCTACGTTGAGGCATTTGCAGGATTTAGCCCCGCACCATCCCTATGTTTTAAAATTATTGATGCATCTTTACCGGGAAGTAAAGGATTGGCCGCAGCTGATTGCCTTACTACCAGAATTAAAGAAATATCATGTTCTTTCCGCCGCTGGTTTTGAAAAACTTCGTCATGAAGCCTACAAGGAAGCTTTACTCGAGCTTAAACGTTCGAACAATACTCAGGCCATGTTGAAATTGGTTGACAATTTGCCTAAAGAACTAACTTATGACCCAGAGCTCATGGTCATTTATTGTGGATTTCTACTGCAGCAAAACAAGGACGATAAAGCCGAACCAATCCTGCGGCAAGCTTTGAAGAAGGAATTCAACAATCAATTGATTGCAATTTACGGGCGATTAAAAATAAATGACAAACCTCTTGCATTTGCAGAATCTCTTGTAAAAAAACAGCCAGAGTCATCTGAGCTTTACCTTTGCCTGGGCCGTTTAAGTATGAACGATAATCTTTGGGGTAAGGCCAAAGGTTACTTTGAAAAGAGCATTAGCTTAAAACCCAGTTCCGAAGCTTATGCTGAACTCGGCAGATTGCTTGATAAATTAGGCGATCAAAGTGGCGCATGTGAAGCTTACAGGCAAGGTTTATGGCTTATGCTGAATCAACAATCGAAATTATAA
- a CDS encoding cation diffusion facilitator family transporter — MIFGLGENEHSGHSHDHSHTHAHGPTEFNRAFLIAIIANGLFVVCQVIFAYLANSTSLLADAMHNFGDVLSLILAWIANNLLKRIPTSRKTYGMKKTSILAAMTNGLLLVFTCGIIATEATYKLFSPTEIHAFSVIIVASIGIVVNGLTAALFLRGSDDLNIRGAFLHLLYDALISFGVVISAVILYFTNWLWIDPIVGLLIAVIIVKATWSLFADSFYLLIDAVPRNISWSAVREEFLAFPGVKEVHDLHIWALSTKENALSVHLFMPDSPLADEDRVSMVNRLREKHKIHHATIQVERDLKFCEDACKPILR, encoded by the coding sequence ATGATTTTTGGCCTTGGAGAGAACGAACATTCAGGGCATTCTCACGATCATTCCCATACCCATGCGCATGGACCAACGGAATTCAATCGAGCTTTTCTGATAGCTATTATCGCCAATGGTTTATTTGTCGTCTGTCAGGTTATTTTTGCCTATTTGGCTAATTCCACAAGCTTACTGGCAGATGCTATGCATAACTTCGGTGATGTTTTAAGCCTCATATTAGCCTGGATTGCCAATAACTTATTAAAGCGTATTCCAACCAGCCGCAAAACCTATGGGATGAAAAAAACATCGATCCTGGCGGCTATGACGAATGGCCTCCTACTGGTATTCACTTGCGGCATCATTGCCACTGAGGCGACTTACAAGCTATTTTCACCCACTGAAATACATGCTTTTTCAGTCATCATTGTGGCCAGCATCGGTATCGTTGTGAACGGATTGACCGCTGCATTATTTTTACGCGGCTCTGATGATTTAAACATTCGCGGCGCTTTTTTGCACTTGCTTTATGACGCGCTCATATCTTTTGGTGTAGTCATTTCAGCCGTTATTCTATATTTTACAAATTGGCTGTGGATTGACCCAATCGTTGGCCTTTTAATAGCGGTAATAATCGTAAAGGCCACTTGGTCGCTATTTGCAGACAGTTTTTATTTACTGATAGATGCTGTTCCGAGAAATATTTCCTGGAGTGCTGTGAGGGAGGAGTTTCTTGCATTTCCTGGGGTAAAGGAGGTTCATGATCTGCACATTTGGGCTTTAAGTACGAAAGAAAATGCCCTTTCTGTACATCTATTTATGCCAGATTCTCCTTTGGCAGATGAAGATAGGGTTTCAATGGTTAACAGGTTGCGGGAGAAGCACAAAATTCATCATGCAACCATCCAGGTCGAGCGTGATTTAAAATTCTGTGAGGATGCTTGCAAGCCTATTCTGCGTTAG
- a CDS encoding epoxyqueuosine reductase QueH, with protein MIERELLVLPNGADKLLLHSCCAPCSGEVMEALLFSNINFSIFFYNPNIHPVQEYEIRKQENIAFAKKHDIPFIDADYDKDNWFARVKGLEWEPERGKRCTACFDMRFERTALYAHEHGFPVISSSLGISRWKDMNQINEAGIRAASRYPAIEYWTYNWRKNGGSERMYQIAKRENFYKQEYCGCVYSLRDTNQWRKQNERERIKIGINYYAEENPSNDVKDSGLSEERS; from the coding sequence ATGATTGAACGAGAACTTTTGGTTTTACCCAACGGTGCGGATAAATTATTGTTGCATTCTTGCTGCGCCCCTTGCTCTGGCGAAGTGATGGAGGCTTTGTTGTTTTCAAACATTAATTTCTCCATTTTTTTTTACAACCCCAATATACATCCCGTGCAAGAATATGAGATTCGTAAGCAGGAGAATATTGCTTTTGCTAAAAAACACGATATTCCTTTTATTGATGCGGATTACGATAAAGATAACTGGTTTGCACGCGTAAAGGGCCTGGAGTGGGAGCCTGAGCGTGGAAAGCGCTGCACAGCCTGTTTTGACATGCGCTTTGAAAGAACAGCCCTGTACGCGCATGAGCATGGCTTTCCTGTGATTAGCAGTTCTCTTGGCATCTCACGCTGGAAAGATATGAATCAAATCAATGAGGCTGGTATACGGGCAGCAAGCCGTTATCCTGCTATCGAGTACTGGACTTATAATTGGCGAAAGAACGGTGGTTCCGAGAGGATGTATCAAATTGCCAAGAGGGAAAATTTTTATAAACAGGAATATTGTGGATGCGTGTATTCTTTAAGAGATACCAATCAATGGCGTAAACAAAATGAACGAGAGCGTATCAAAATTGGTATCAATTATTATGCCGAAGAAAATCCTTCCAATGATGTCAAGGATTCAGGTCTTTCGGAGGAAAGGTCATGA
- the orn gene encoding oligoribonuclease, producing MKHNDNLIWIDLEMTGLDPERDHIIEIATIVTDAHLNVLAEGPVLAIHQDDALLNAMDDWNTRQHNLSGLVKRVQESTIDEAEAERQTINFLKQYVDKAKSPMCGNSICQDRRFLYKYMPELAAFFHYRNLDVSTLKELVKRWRPKLCSGLTKESKHLALDDIKDSIAELIYYREHFIKLADS from the coding sequence ATGAAACATAATGATAATTTAATTTGGATTGATCTTGAAATGACTGGTCTGGACCCGGAAAGAGATCATATCATTGAGATTGCAACCATAGTCACCGATGCCCATCTTAATGTGTTGGCTGAAGGTCCAGTCTTGGCCATTCACCAGGATGATGCCTTGTTGAACGCCATGGATGACTGGAACACGAGGCAACACAATCTGTCAGGCTTAGTCAAGAGGGTGCAGGAATCAACCATAGATGAGGCGGAAGCAGAACGCCAGACTATTAATTTCCTAAAACAATACGTTGATAAAGCCAAATCTCCAATGTGTGGCAATAGTATTTGTCAGGACCGACGATTCTTATACAAATATATGCCGGAATTAGCCGCATTTTTTCATTATCGTAATCTTGATGTCAGTACTTTGAAAGAGTTAGTAAAACGTTGGCGGCCCAAATTATGCAGTGGCCTTACAAAAGAATCCAAGCATTTGGCGCTGGATGACATCAAAGACTCCATTGCAGAACTGATATACTATCGAGAACATTTTATCAAATTAGCGGATTCATGA
- a CDS encoding multifunctional CCA addition/repair protein, with amino-acid sequence MKIYLVGGAVRDKLLGYPVQERDWVVVGATAEELQALGYQQVGRDFPVFLHPKTKEEYALARTERKSGSGYYGFQCDFRPNVSLKEDLLRRDLTINAMAMDEEGKIIDPYQGQKDLKEKILRHVSPAFMEDPVRVLRLARFAARYYHLGFKVADETRALMYAMVKRGELAHLIAERVWQEWYRSLQERNPEIFITTLRSCGALKIVFPEIDALFGVPNPAKHHAEIDSGVHSLMVLKVAARLSEDPIVRFAALVHDLGKAATPVSEWPSQIQHEMRGIPIIKALCERLRIPADYRKFAEMASRFHLNIHRLFELKASTKIKILEKADAFRRPNLFEKLLVVCEADAKGRGFKEKDYKQAEAWRRLLTECLKISVQEIIAQGYKGEAIKQVLHQQRVYCAEQFGNNE; translated from the coding sequence ATGAAAATTTATTTAGTAGGCGGAGCTGTACGCGATAAGTTATTGGGCTACCCCGTTCAGGAGCGCGACTGGGTAGTAGTTGGTGCAACAGCCGAAGAACTGCAAGCCTTAGGTTATCAACAAGTGGGCCGTGATTTTCCCGTTTTCCTTCATCCAAAAACTAAAGAGGAATATGCTCTTGCCAGGACAGAACGAAAGTCTGGTAGTGGGTATTACGGTTTTCAATGTGACTTTAGACCAAATGTAAGTTTGAAAGAAGACCTGTTGCGTCGGGATTTAACCATTAATGCGATGGCGATGGATGAAGAAGGAAAAATCATTGATCCCTATCAGGGGCAAAAAGATTTGAAGGAAAAAATTTTAAGGCATGTGTCTCCTGCTTTTATGGAAGATCCAGTGCGAGTACTTCGACTGGCTCGTTTTGCCGCACGCTATTATCACCTGGGTTTTAAAGTCGCTGATGAAACACGGGCTTTAATGTATGCGATGGTAAAACGTGGTGAATTGGCTCACCTCATCGCCGAGCGCGTGTGGCAGGAATGGTATCGTAGTTTGCAAGAGAGAAACCCAGAAATATTTATTACAACCTTAAGAAGTTGTGGCGCCCTTAAGATTGTTTTTCCAGAAATCGATGCACTGTTTGGAGTGCCCAATCCCGCAAAACATCACGCTGAAATCGACAGTGGTGTCCATAGTCTGATGGTACTTAAAGTTGCAGCTCGTTTATCTGAAGATCCAATAGTGCGTTTTGCGGCTCTAGTGCATGACTTAGGGAAGGCGGCAACTCCTGTGAGTGAATGGCCAAGCCAAATTCAACACGAAATGCGGGGAATACCCATCATTAAAGCCCTCTGTGAACGCTTGCGCATTCCCGCTGACTATCGCAAATTTGCGGAAATGGCTTCGCGTTTTCACTTGAATATTCACCGTTTATTTGAACTGAAAGCAAGTACTAAAATTAAAATACTCGAAAAAGCAGATGCTTTTAGACGCCCCAATTTATTCGAAAAATTGCTTGTGGTTTGTGAAGCTGATGCGAAAGGGCGAGGATTTAAGGAAAAGGACTACAAACAAGCAGAGGCTTGGCGCCGCTTATTAACGGAATGTCTCAAAATCTCGGTGCAAGAAATCATTGCTCAAGGTTATAAGGGTGAGGCCATTAAACAGGTCCTTCACCAGCAAAGGGTTTATTGTGCGGAACAATTTGGAAATAATGAATGA
- the rsgA gene encoding small ribosomal subunit biogenesis GTPase RsgA has protein sequence MSKRRVNKQQTARINKIQEEYRHSIDDDSSSFIGLVLSRFGRHAEIEDEAGNRIHCSVRPNIDSLVAGDKVIWQAAAVGQGVVVSRFPRKSTLGRHDKRGLFKPAAANISQILIVVAPKPELSWLLLDSYLVMAENLNLKASIVLNKIDIPCDPLKKELLDCYFPLGYPVLMSSANFPETSKPLINALNHEVSVFVGQSGVGKSSLIASVLPHEQGIQTGTISESSELGCHTTSNSRFYHIPTGGALIDSPGVRELGLWHMASQEIAQGYREFRQLIGQCKFRNCDHKDNPGCAITAALRDNSISQRRYNNFIKLISQFAPTKP, from the coding sequence ATGAGTAAAAGGCGGGTTAACAAACAGCAGACAGCGCGCATCAATAAAATTCAAGAAGAGTACCGTCACTCGATAGATGACGACTCGTCTTCATTTATTGGCTTGGTGCTTAGTCGTTTCGGTCGACACGCCGAAATTGAAGATGAAGCCGGCAACCGCATCCATTGCTCAGTCCGCCCCAACATCGATTCTTTAGTCGCTGGCGATAAGGTGATTTGGCAGGCTGCCGCTGTTGGCCAAGGGGTCGTTGTTAGCCGCTTCCCTCGCAAATCAACTTTAGGCCGTCATGATAAACGTGGTTTATTCAAGCCTGCCGCAGCAAACATTAGCCAAATTTTAATCGTTGTGGCACCAAAGCCGGAATTATCCTGGTTATTGCTGGACAGTTATCTTGTTATGGCCGAAAACCTAAATTTGAAAGCATCCATTGTTCTGAACAAAATTGATATTCCTTGCGATCCGTTAAAAAAAGAGCTCCTTGATTGCTATTTTCCACTGGGTTACCCCGTTTTAATGAGCAGTGCTAATTTTCCGGAGACTTCAAAACCATTGATAAATGCTTTAAACCATGAGGTCAGTGTTTTCGTGGGGCAATCAGGCGTAGGAAAATCTTCACTGATTGCGTCAGTTCTTCCTCATGAACAAGGAATCCAAACAGGCACCATCTCTGAGAGTTCAGAGCTGGGATGTCATACCACGAGTAATTCTCGCTTTTATCACATACCCACGGGCGGAGCACTCATTGATTCGCCCGGCGTTAGAGAGTTAGGTCTATGGCATATGGCGTCTCAGGAAATAGCTCAAGGCTATCGCGAATTTCGCCAACTCATAGGTCAATGCAAATTTCGCAATTGTGATCACAAGGACAATCCAGGATGCGCCATCACAGCCGCTTTAAGGGATAATTCCATCTCTCAGAGGCGCTATAATAATTTCATTAAATTAATTTCACAATTTGCTCCAACCAAACCCTAG